GATACCGTGGGCCATGGCAAGTCCCATGCCTGTCCCCTGAGCCTTCTCCTTTGTGGTAAAATAGGGATCAAAAATCTTATCCAAAAGTTCAGGCGCAATGCCGCGGCCGTTATCGGCGACGCTCAACTCCAGCCAGTCACCTCTACCGTCGGATTCCGCCGATTTCCGCAGGGTGATGGTAAGAATACCACCCTGATGAGCCATGGCATCAGCCGCGTTCTTACAAAGGCTAATCAGAATTTGATGAATCTCAACCGCGTCCACGTTTACCATGCCGCATTCTTCATCGATATCCTGACGGATTTCAATGCTGCTCGGTATGGTGGCATGAATGAGCTTTAACCCTTCTTTTATAATGGGATGAATAGGCTGAAGACTTTCATTCATCTCGGTATTTCTTGAAAAAACGAGGATCTGTTCAATCAGCTTATGAGCCCTTTTAGCGGCATAGAGGACCTGATCTATATGTGAAATCGATTCGCCTCTGTCCAAATGATTATTGAGAAAATTAAGCCTCATGATCTCTGCATATCCCATTATAGGCGTAAGAATATTATTGAAATCATGGGCAATTCCGCCTGCCAGAGTGCCGATGGCCTCCATCTTTGACGCATGCCGCAATTGTTTTTCCAGCTGCAGTCTCTCGGTTATATCATGAGCAACAACAACCAATTTTTCTGCTCCATCCACACCACCTGGGACAAGAGCGCAGGTGATGCTGAAAAACTGGCCCGTGCCGTTTGCTCCGGCAACGACAATCTGTCTGCGCACAGGATCTTTGCCTTTCTTGAAAGAGATAATAATCTGGCACCGGCGGCACTTCGAAGTCGTTCCACAGAACAACTCACCGCACCGCCTTCCCACGGGATCGCTGCAGAGCCTGTCCACATTGTTGTTGGCCCAGAGAACCCGCAGGTTTCGGTCAAGAAGAAGAATCGCATCCTCGCTACAGTCCAGGACCGCCTGCTTCTGCAATTCACTCTCGCGCAGGGCGGCTTGATACTTATTCATTTTTCAAGTCCTCAGCGCACTCTTCAAGATACCCTGTTGAGCTAACTATCATCTTGATATTTCGCCTTATAATATGCTCATCCAGCGCTCGCCAGACGTATTCCAGCTAGTTCCGGTGTGTCTTTTCCTTGACTCTTCATTTCTCCGTCATTATTAATGCCGTGTATCGGGACTGTATTGAAACGAGATGTCCCAATATTTAACAACGACATTAAACAACACATTTAACCCCGTTAAGCCAGGTTAAACTAACCCGACTGAACTGGATAAGAACCTTTAGACACCAGAAAACAATCTGTAAGGTACCAAAAAA
This window of the Desulfopila inferna genome carries:
- a CDS encoding hybrid sensor histidine kinase/response regulator translates to MNKYQAALRESELQKQAVLDCSEDAILLLDRNLRVLWANNNVDRLCSDPVGRRCGELFCGTTSKCRRCQIIISFKKGKDPVRRQIVVAGANGTGQFFSITCALVPGGVDGAEKLVVVAHDITERLQLEKQLRHASKMEAIGTLAGGIAHDFNNILTPIMGYAEIMRLNFLNNHLDRGESISHIDQVLYAAKRAHKLIEQILVFSRNTEMNESLQPIHPIIKEGLKLIHATIPSSIEIRQDIDEECGMVNVDAVEIHQILISLCKNAADAMAHQGGILTITLRKSAESDGRGDWLELSVADNGRGIAPELLDKIFDPYFTTKEKAQGTGMGLAMAHGIIKRQGGRISVDSIVGHGTTITLHLPVIKEQIDFEEGVGHSTCRGGNEHILLVDDEQQVVDATAEVLVKLGYKVTKFTSAPEAVLEFLNSRHGFDLVITDLTMPYMTGIDLCEKIKEVRPDIPVLLFSGFLEDFSRSRAMEAGVDGFCLKPVSLGKMAKHIVQVLGQ